A genomic region of Clavibacter michiganensis subsp. insidiosus contains the following coding sequences:
- a CDS encoding GrpB family protein encodes MDDRDRRRPDVTAVEIVGGRTPLTVGLQAHDPAWSEAYREHRERITSALGDDALAVEHIGSTSVPGLAAKPIVDIVVVVADITAEEDHVERLVAAGYDLRVREPGHRLVKTPARDVHVHVYEHGDPAVEAYLLLRDRLRSDEADRDLDERTKRELMTRRWESMDAYADAKTEVIQGILARARAARGSRPA; translated from the coding sequence ATGGACGACCGCGACCGCCGCCGACCCGACGTGACCGCAGTGGAGATCGTGGGCGGGCGAACGCCGCTCACGGTCGGATTGCAGGCGCACGACCCCGCCTGGTCGGAGGCCTACCGCGAGCACCGGGAGCGGATCACCTCGGCGCTGGGCGACGACGCGCTCGCCGTCGAGCACATCGGCTCCACGTCCGTCCCGGGCCTCGCGGCGAAGCCCATCGTCGACATCGTGGTCGTGGTCGCGGACATCACGGCCGAGGAGGATCACGTCGAGCGTCTCGTCGCCGCGGGATACGACCTGCGCGTCCGCGAGCCGGGGCATCGCCTCGTGAAGACGCCCGCGCGGGACGTCCACGTGCACGTCTATGAGCACGGTGATCCCGCCGTGGAGGCGTACCTGCTGCTCCGCGACCGGCTCCGCTCCGACGAGGCCGACCGCGACCTCGACGAGCGCACGAAGCGGGAGCTCATGACCCGGCGGTGGGAGTCGATGGACGCCTACGCGGACGCGAAGACCGAGGTGATCCAGGGGATCCTCGCCCGGGCGCGGGCGGCGCGCGGATCTCGACCGGCCTGA
- a CDS encoding TrmH family RNA methyltransferase, translating into MGEPDGSEPTPTGDAAPTHEHSTHGVGPWPGGPEAWPDEPHLDPELLERGDTRSVIDRYRYWRMDAIVADLDQHRHPFHVAIENWQHDMNIGSIVRSANAFAADTVHIVGRRRWNKRGAMVTDRYQHVVHHATIADLVMWARGEGLPIIAIDNVDGSVLLETTRLPERCVLVFGQEGPGLSDEAVAAADMTVAISQFGSTRSINASAAAAVVMHAWVMQHVAFG; encoded by the coding sequence ATGGGCGAGCCCGACGGCTCGGAGCCGACGCCGACCGGCGACGCGGCGCCGACCCACGAGCACAGCACCCACGGCGTCGGCCCCTGGCCCGGCGGCCCCGAGGCGTGGCCCGACGAGCCGCACCTGGATCCCGAGCTGCTGGAGCGCGGCGACACCCGCAGCGTGATCGACCGCTACCGGTACTGGCGCATGGACGCGATCGTCGCCGACCTCGACCAGCACCGGCATCCGTTCCACGTGGCGATCGAGAACTGGCAGCACGACATGAACATCGGCTCGATCGTGCGGAGCGCCAACGCGTTCGCGGCCGACACGGTGCACATCGTCGGCCGCCGCCGCTGGAACAAGCGCGGCGCGATGGTCACCGACCGGTACCAGCACGTCGTGCACCACGCGACCATCGCCGACCTCGTGATGTGGGCGCGCGGCGAGGGCCTGCCGATCATCGCGATCGACAACGTCGACGGATCCGTGCTGCTGGAGACCACGCGCCTCCCCGAGCGCTGCGTGCTCGTCTTCGGGCAGGAGGGCCCGGGCCTCAGCGACGAGGCGGTGGCCGCGGCCGACATGACCGTCGCGATCTCGCAGTTCGGATCCACGCGCTCCATCAACGCGTCGGCGGCGGCCGCGGTCGTGATGCACGCGTGGGTGATGCAGCACGTGGCGTTCGGCTGA
- the epsC gene encoding serine O-acetyltransferase EpsC, translating into MGIVARVVEDLRTARAHDSAARGYLEMVLGYPGLHAVWLHRVSHALWRRRIRLAARLLAQAGRTLTGVEIHPGARIGRRLFIDHGMGVVIGATAEVGDDVLMYHGVTLGGKSLVHGKRHPTVGDGVTIGAGAKLLGPITVGAGSVIGANAVVVKDAPAGSVLTGIPAVETGKRAGRAPDAHVDPAFFVDPGIYI; encoded by the coding sequence GTGGGGATCGTCGCCCGGGTCGTCGAGGACCTCCGCACCGCGCGCGCCCACGATTCGGCCGCGCGCGGGTACCTGGAGATGGTGCTCGGCTACCCGGGCCTGCACGCGGTGTGGCTGCACCGGGTGTCGCACGCGCTGTGGCGTCGACGCATCCGGCTGGCGGCCCGGCTGCTCGCGCAGGCAGGGCGGACGCTGACCGGGGTGGAGATCCACCCGGGCGCGCGCATCGGCCGGCGGCTGTTCATCGACCACGGCATGGGCGTCGTGATCGGCGCGACGGCCGAGGTGGGCGACGACGTGCTGATGTACCACGGCGTCACGCTCGGCGGGAAGAGCCTCGTGCACGGCAAGCGGCACCCGACGGTGGGCGACGGCGTCACCATCGGGGCCGGGGCGAAGCTGCTCGGGCCCATCACGGTCGGCGCGGGCAGCGTCATCGGCGCGAACGCGGTGGTCGTGAAGGACGCGCCCGCGGGATCCGTGCTCACGGGCATCCCCGCGGTCGAGACCGGGAAGCGGGCGGGGCGCGCGCCCGACGCGCACGTGGATCCCGCGTTCTTCGTGGATCCTGGGATCTACATCTGA
- the cysK gene encoding cysteine synthase A, with product MAGRVYDDITQLVGGTPLVRLNRLTEGLDATVLVKLESHNPASSVKDRIGVAIIDAAEAAGALKPGGTIVEGTSGNTGIALAMVGAARGYKVVLTMPETMSVERRLVLRAYGAEIVLTPGPEGMRGAVDRAKQIVDETPNAIWAKQFANAANPQKHRETTAEEVWADTDGGVDVFIAGVGTGGTITGVGQVLKERKPGVKIVAVEPLDSPILNGGKPGPHKIQGIGANFVPEILDTEIYDEVVDVSLEDSIRVSRALATDEGILCGISSGSIVWAALEIAKRPESTGKTIVAIVCDYGERYLSTVLFDDLRD from the coding sequence ATGGCAGGTCGCGTCTACGACGACATCACCCAGCTGGTCGGCGGCACGCCGCTCGTCCGGCTCAACCGGCTCACCGAGGGGCTCGACGCGACCGTGCTCGTGAAGCTCGAGTCGCACAACCCCGCGTCGAGCGTGAAGGACCGCATCGGCGTCGCCATCATCGACGCGGCCGAGGCCGCCGGAGCGCTGAAGCCCGGCGGCACGATCGTCGAGGGCACGAGCGGCAACACGGGCATCGCGCTCGCGATGGTCGGCGCGGCCCGCGGCTACAAGGTCGTCCTCACGATGCCCGAGACCATGAGCGTCGAGCGCCGGCTGGTGCTGCGCGCGTACGGCGCCGAGATCGTGCTGACGCCCGGCCCCGAGGGCATGCGCGGCGCGGTCGACCGGGCCAAGCAGATCGTGGACGAGACCCCGAACGCCATCTGGGCGAAGCAGTTCGCGAACGCGGCCAACCCGCAGAAGCACCGCGAGACCACGGCCGAGGAGGTCTGGGCGGACACCGACGGCGGCGTCGACGTCTTCATCGCGGGCGTCGGCACGGGCGGCACCATCACGGGCGTCGGCCAGGTGCTCAAGGAGCGGAAGCCGGGCGTCAAGATCGTCGCGGTCGAGCCGCTCGACTCGCCCATCCTCAACGGCGGGAAGCCCGGCCCGCACAAGATCCAGGGCATCGGCGCGAACTTCGTGCCCGAGATCCTCGACACGGAGATCTACGACGAGGTCGTCGACGTGTCGCTCGAGGACTCGATCCGCGTCTCGCGCGCGCTCGCGACCGACGAGGGCATCCTCTGCGGCATCTCGTCGGGATCCATCGTGTGGGCCGCGCTCGAGATCGCGAAGCGCCCGGAGAGCACGGGCAAGACCATCGTCGCGATCGTGTGCGACTACGGCGAGCGGTACCTCTCGACCGTGCTGTTCGACGACCTGCGCGACTAG
- a CDS encoding quinone oxidoreductase family protein, translated as MSARIEIRGPGGPEVMTLTDGPVPDPGPGEVRIRVHAAGVNFIDTYRRSGVYPMAHPYVPGSEAAGVIEALGDGVRGVHVGDRVATAEASVTYAQHALVRAETLLPVPDGVGFETAAALPLQGLTAHYLATSSYPAGPGDRALVHAGAGGVGLLLTQLLVDRGVEVITTVSTEEKAALSRAAGATHVLGYDDVPVRVRDLTDGRGVDVVYDGVGRDTFDGSLASLRIRGTLVLFGGASGQVPPFDLQRLNSGGSLSVTRPTLAHFLLDAEERRWRAGELFAGLLDGSLDVRVGATYPLADAARAHEDLEARRTTGSIVLLP; from the coding sequence ATGAGCGCGCGCATCGAGATCCGGGGGCCCGGCGGCCCCGAGGTCATGACCCTGACGGACGGCCCGGTGCCGGATCCCGGACCCGGCGAGGTGCGGATCCGCGTGCACGCCGCGGGCGTGAACTTCATCGACACCTACCGGCGCAGCGGCGTCTACCCGATGGCGCACCCGTACGTACCGGGATCGGAGGCGGCGGGGGTGATCGAGGCGCTCGGCGACGGCGTGAGGGGCGTCCACGTGGGCGACCGCGTCGCGACGGCCGAGGCGTCGGTCACGTACGCGCAGCACGCGCTCGTCCGCGCGGAGACGCTGCTGCCCGTGCCCGACGGCGTCGGCTTCGAGACCGCCGCCGCGCTCCCCCTCCAGGGCCTCACCGCGCACTACCTCGCGACGAGCTCGTACCCCGCGGGCCCCGGGGATCGCGCGCTCGTGCACGCGGGCGCTGGCGGCGTGGGGCTCCTGCTCACGCAGCTGCTCGTGGATCGCGGCGTCGAGGTGATCACCACGGTGTCGACCGAGGAGAAGGCCGCCCTCTCGCGCGCGGCCGGCGCGACGCACGTGCTCGGCTACGACGACGTGCCGGTGCGGGTCCGCGATCTGACGGACGGGCGCGGCGTCGACGTGGTCTACGACGGCGTGGGCCGCGATACGTTCGACGGCTCGCTCGCCAGCTTGCGCATCCGCGGCACCCTCGTGCTCTTCGGCGGCGCGAGCGGGCAGGTGCCGCCGTTCGACCTGCAGCGCCTCAACTCGGGCGGATCCCTGTCGGTCACCCGCCCCACGCTCGCCCACTTCCTGCTCGACGCCGAGGAGCGACGCTGGCGCGCGGGCGAGCTGTTCGCAGGGCTCCTCGACGGATCCCTCGACGTGCGCGTCGGCGCGACGTACCCGCTCGCGGACGCCGCCCGCGCCCACGAGGACCTCGAGGCGAGGCGCACGACGGGGTCGATCGTGCTCCTCCCCTGA
- a CDS encoding LLM class flavin-dependent oxidoreductase encodes MPAPGSALTRLGFLTTGPFDPADPATGLEDALRLVELGDALGLDTAWLRPDHLRNAISSPVAMLAAASQRTRRIGLGTASIPVRAENPLRLAEDLATVDLLSGGRLRPGLSVGNPTRVAAVDRAIHPTTAEHEEPGRERLLRFRELLRGGLVPGAEDRDAEERDDDEALTSTVQPASPGLADRLGYGAATLRTASWAGAHGFRLLASDVTERGSRGGGFAQDQRDLIDAYRAAHPDPAAAHVTLALVVVPTDGATSDQRARYAADAAARAERAARADQSEDPGAASSMVRAPDLVGPSDEVAAALLADPAVQAADELAIALPAGLPAGDLARILTDVAERLGPALGWSPATA; translated from the coding sequence ATGCCCGCACCCGGATCCGCGCTGACGCGCCTCGGCTTCCTCACCACCGGCCCCTTCGACCCGGCCGACCCCGCGACCGGCCTCGAGGACGCGCTCCGGCTCGTCGAGCTCGGCGACGCGCTCGGCCTCGACACCGCCTGGCTCCGGCCCGACCACCTCAGGAACGCGATCTCCTCTCCCGTCGCGATGCTCGCCGCGGCGTCGCAGCGCACGCGCCGCATCGGGCTCGGCACCGCCTCGATCCCCGTCCGCGCCGAGAACCCGCTCCGCCTCGCCGAGGACCTCGCGACCGTCGACCTCCTCTCCGGCGGACGCCTCCGTCCCGGGCTCTCCGTCGGCAACCCGACGCGCGTCGCGGCCGTCGACCGGGCGATCCACCCGACGACGGCGGAGCACGAGGAGCCGGGCCGCGAGCGCCTGCTCCGCTTCCGCGAGCTGCTGCGCGGCGGGCTGGTGCCGGGCGCGGAGGACCGTGACGCCGAGGAGCGCGACGACGACGAGGCCCTCACCTCCACCGTGCAGCCGGCGTCACCCGGGCTCGCCGACCGGCTGGGCTACGGGGCGGCGACGCTCCGCACGGCCTCATGGGCGGGCGCGCACGGCTTCCGGCTGCTCGCGTCCGACGTGACCGAGCGCGGATCCCGCGGCGGCGGCTTCGCGCAGGACCAGCGGGACCTCATCGACGCCTACCGCGCCGCGCACCCCGACCCGGCCGCCGCGCACGTCACGCTGGCCCTCGTCGTGGTCCCCACCGACGGCGCGACGAGCGACCAGCGGGCGAGGTACGCGGCCGACGCGGCGGCGCGCGCCGAGCGGGCCGCGCGGGCCGACCAGTCGGAGGATCCGGGTGCCGCGTCGAGCATGGTCCGCGCGCCGGACCTCGTGGGCCCGTCCGACGAGGTCGCCGCCGCGCTCCTCGCGGATCCCGCCGTGCAGGCCGCGGACGAGCTCGCGATCGCGCTCCCGGCCGGGCTGCCCGCGGGCGACCTCGCGCGGATCCTCACCGACGTGGCGGAGCGCCTCGGCCCCGCGCTCGGCTGGTCGCCCGCCACCGCCTGA
- a CDS encoding LLM class flavin-dependent oxidoreductase, with translation MPASGSPLKRLGFLTIGTFDAADPAAGHETTLRVLERGEELGLDSAWLRHRHLQHGISSPVAVMAAASQRTSRIQLGTAVTPIGAENPFRLAEDLATVDLLTGGRLQPGFSAGAPMSFDRYRDAIYPDTLEQEDLGYDRLLRFRDHVRGDAVNDRAGREGQEEFADTVQPQSAGLVDRLWYGAGSTRSAVWAAENGFHLLTSSVIQGELGNDFAANQRAQIDAYRAAHPRGAEARVSQGLVVIPTDRATPEQVARYEAYAASRAHRVGVPVGPRRMLFAADLVGTSEQIAATLHADAGFQAVDEVAFALPFTFGEADLEQILTDIAERLGPALGWSPAA, from the coding sequence ATGCCCGCATCCGGTTCCCCCCTGAAGCGCCTCGGCTTCCTCACCATCGGCACCTTCGACGCGGCGGATCCCGCGGCCGGCCACGAGACCACGCTCCGCGTCCTCGAGCGCGGCGAGGAGCTCGGCCTCGACAGCGCGTGGCTGCGGCACCGCCACCTCCAGCACGGGATCTCCTCCCCCGTCGCCGTCATGGCCGCGGCCTCGCAGCGCACCAGCCGGATCCAGCTCGGGACCGCCGTCACGCCCATCGGCGCGGAGAACCCGTTCCGCCTCGCCGAGGACCTCGCCACGGTGGACCTCCTCACCGGCGGCCGACTGCAGCCCGGTTTCAGCGCCGGCGCGCCCATGTCGTTCGACCGGTACCGCGACGCCATCTACCCCGACACCCTCGAGCAGGAGGACCTGGGCTACGACCGGCTCCTCCGCTTCCGCGACCACGTGCGCGGCGACGCCGTGAACGACCGCGCGGGACGCGAGGGCCAGGAGGAGTTCGCGGACACCGTGCAGCCGCAGTCCGCGGGCCTCGTGGACCGGCTCTGGTACGGCGCGGGCAGCACGCGCTCCGCGGTGTGGGCCGCGGAGAACGGCTTCCACCTCCTCACCTCCAGCGTGATCCAGGGCGAGCTCGGGAACGACTTCGCGGCGAACCAGCGCGCGCAGATCGACGCCTACCGCGCCGCCCACCCGCGCGGCGCCGAGGCCCGCGTCTCGCAGGGCCTCGTCGTGATCCCCACCGACCGCGCGACGCCCGAGCAGGTCGCCCGCTACGAGGCGTACGCCGCCTCCCGGGCACACCGCGTCGGCGTGCCGGTGGGGCCGCGGAGGATGCTCTTCGCGGCGGATCTCGTGGGCACGTCCGAGCAGATCGCCGCGACGCTGCACGCCGACGCCGGGTTCCAGGCGGTCGACGAGGTCGCGTTCGCCCTCCCGTTCACGTTCGGCGAGGCCGACCTCGAGCAGATCCTCACCGACATCGCGGAGCGCCTCGGCCCGGCCCTCGGGTGGT